The following are from one region of the Candidatus Effluviviaceae Genus V sp. genome:
- a CDS encoding helix-turn-helix domain-containing protein has product MGTRQTVRNTVKRHRVGVDGMTQQDLADLVGVTRQTIHAIEKGRYNPSVGLALSLARVFVTTVEELFQLDEEDSHDER; this is encoded by the coding sequence ATGGGAACCAGGCAGACCGTCAGGAACACCGTGAAGCGGCACCGCGTCGGCGTCGACGGCATGACGCAGCAGGATCTGGCCGATCTTGTCGGCGTCACACGGCAGACCATCCACGCGATCGAGAAGGGCCGCTACAACCCGTCCGTCGGCCTCGCGCTCTCACTGGCGCGGGTCTTCGTGACGACCGTCGAGGAACTCTTCCAACTCGACGAGGAGGACAGCCATGATGAGCGGTAA